A section of the Ciona intestinalis chromosome 4, KH, whole genome shotgun sequence genome encodes:
- the LOC100186119 gene encoding MAM and LDL-receptor class A domain-containing protein 1-like isoform X1 — MIARYMRVIYLIVAIVHVSYQQQEEIKPEVIGTCGGRYTGSRSGSFSSPGFPFTNYNTTANCTYEVEAPSGYLIAFQSTYMDIEPVVLGVCFDFVAVYKTGNLNDEPEKFCGSSSIPLDSTTGNRLIVVFQSDLTFNYPGFVVTWGWVDPSILPPVLECNFDGAIPLCSGWTQFTYDLFDWSLDRARYAGSVIGIQEDHTTGTIVGRYAYITSEGRNLGDNAILLSPTAYVNDDEYCFNVWYRSTGDGYLYIIKVNSDGSAEYIFSSSTATDQEWRVARVPIPQTATPVQIAVEGVIGNNSTLAIDDMQLSKGPCQTITTSTVTPRVSVTPRATTTQPTTTREILTTTQPKTKSAFKPVSPDARSRVRVYMTFGTYRSVPRLAVTAQQFS, encoded by the exons ATGATAGCAAGGTATATGagagttatttatttaattgttgctATCGTTCATGTTTCTTATCAGCAACAAGAAGAAATAAAAC CCGAAGTGATTGGAACATGCGGTGGAAGGTACACTGGATCGAGAAGCGGGAGTTTTTCCAGTCCAGGCTTCCCCTTTACCAACTACAACACAACAGCCAATTGCACTTACGAGGTTGAAGCACCTTCAGGTTATCTTATTGCA TTTCAGAGCACATACATGGACATCGAGCCTGTGGTACTGGGTGTTTGCTTTGACTTTGTTGCGGTTTACAAAACTGGTAACCTAAATGACGAACCCGAAAAATTTTGCGGCAGTTCCAGTATTCCGTTAGACTCGACTACAGGCAATCGGCTAAT agtcgtcTTTCAAAGTGATCTGACTTTCAACTACCCGGGGTTCGTTGTTACTTGGGGTTGGGTCGACCCATCAATTCTGCCACCCGTTTTAGAGTGTAATTTCGACGGAGCTATACCTTTATGTTCAG GTTGGACGCAATTCACTTACGATTTATTTGACTGGTCGCTTGATCGAGCGAGATATGCGGGCTCCGTTATAGGCATACAAGAGGACCATACGACAGGCACTATAG ttggtAGATACGCATATATCACCTCTGAGGGAAGAAATTTAGGAGACAACGCTATTCTGCTATCACCAACTGCGTATGTTAACG ATGATGAATATTGCTTTAATGTTTGGTATCGTTCAACGGGTGATGGATATCTGTACATTATCAAAGTCAATAGTGATGGTTCCGCCGAATATATCTTTTCCAGTTCCACCGCAACCGACCAAGAATGGCGAGTGGCAAGGGTACCAATTCCACAGACGGCCACCCCAGTACAA ATTGCTGTTGAAGGCGTCATCGGAAATAACTCGACGCTTGCAATAGATGATATGCAATTATCGAAAGGTCCATGTCAAACTATAACCACATCAACAGTTACACCAAGAG TTTCAGTAACTCCTCGTGCAACAACCACACAACCTACAACGACAAGAGAAATTTTAA caacaaca CAACCTAAAACAAAGTCCGCCTTTAAACCGGTGTCACCTGATGCCAGGTCACGTGTACGAGTGTACATGACATTCGGCACATATAGAAGCGTGCCACGTTTGGCTGTTACCGCCCAGCAATTTTCCTAA
- the LOC100177508 gene encoding MAM and LDL-receptor class A domain-containing protein 1 — MRGFWICIIIGCSMAISAQASQSLQHSETKPTGIRGTCDKEVIGVLNGRIASPNFPLYNYTLDVTCVYEIVAGPGQVIAYQSLYMDLEGRVDDACYDHVDVFPSGSITGESFDRYCGREVIYPDVTTGSKLAVMFVSDGSVSAGGFVISWWILTPGNMRHSLNCNFDDPIPLCPGWSQLTGDHFDWTFFRGPTPSRNTGPTYDHTTGGPYGRYAYIEASNARNRNTAALRTPAIISDQPYCLRFWYHNHGTGELHVVVISDNYHGTVVAAYRNNTGPQWLNASLTIQDYNQTIQIVFEAIRGRSFKSDVAIDDVTISQGRCPTEHVCEEGQFTCANPFHDIFNEDADYGQEVGCVRQEFVCDGSDDCFDGSDEANCSDTVRCPSNQLYQACASSCNKTCSAGPEGASCSPVCVSRCACPSHLPFLHNGECIKYKDCPNALQGNVDSERERANKQITTGFRNLLSLFARWMTTTNGT; from the exons ATGCGTGGATTTTGGATTTGCATTATTATCGGGTGTAGTATGGCAATTTCAGCGCAAGCGTCTCAGTCATTACAGCATTCAGAAACAAAAC cgACTGGAATACGAGGGACTTGTGACAAGGAAGTTATTGGTGTTTTAAATGGCAGGATAGCTAGTCCCAACTTTCCCTTGTACAACTACACATTAGATGTCACCTGCGTATACGAGATAGTTGCTGGCCCGGGACAAGTCATTGCG TACCAAAGTCTATACATGGACTTGGAGGGTAGAGTTGACGACGCCTGCTACGATCACGTTGACGTATTTCCAAGCGGCAGCATCACTGGTGAATCATTTGACCGATACTGCGGCCGAGAGGTTATTTACCCCGACGTAACAACGGGGAGTAAACTGGC AGTGATGTTCGTCTCAGATGGGTCAGTATCTGCCGGTGGATTTGTCATTTCGTGGTGGATTTTAACTCCAGGAAACATGAGACATTCTCTGAATTGCAACTTTGATGACCCTATACCTCTTTGTCCAG GTTGGAGTCAGCTGACGGGTGATCATTTCGATTGGACATTTTTTCGGGGTCCAACCCCTTCTCGAAACACAGGGCCAACATACGACCATACAACGGGCGGACCGT ATGGAAGATATGCTTACATCGAAGCATCAAATGCAAGAAACAGAAACACGGCTGCACTCAGAACGCCTGCAATAATCA GTGACCAGCCTTACTGTTTGAGGTTCTGGTATCACAACCACGGGACAGGTGAACTTCATGTGGTCGTGATTTCAGATAATTATCATGGGACAGTAGTGGCCGCTTATAGAAACAACACGGGCCCACAATGGCTAAACGCTTCACTGACAATACAAGATTATAATCAAACGATACAG ATTGTGTTTGAAGCTATTAGAGGTCGTTCGTTCAAGTCGGATGTCGCAATTGATGATGTCACGATTTCACAAGGACGATGCCCCACCG AGCACGTATGTGAAGAGGGTCAATTTACATGCGCGAATCCATTCCATGACATCTTTAATGAAG ACGCGGATTATGGGCAGGAGGTCGGGTGTGTGCGACAGGAGTTTGTATGTGATGGTTCTGACGATTGTTTCGACGGTTCTGACGAAGCCAACTGCTCTG ACACGGTGAGATGCCCGTCCAACCAGCTGTATCAAGCTTGTGCAAGTTCGTGCAACAAAACTTGTTCTGCCGGCCCCGAAGGAGCAAGCTGTAGCCCTGTTTGCGTTTCACGTTGTGCGTGTCCATCTCACCTACCGTTTCTACACAACGGGGA ATGTATAAAGTACAAGGACTGCCCCAACGCGTTACAAGGTAACGTTGATTCGGAGCGTGAAAGAGCGAACAAACAAATTACCACAGGTTTTCGAAACTTGCTTTCTCTATTTGCCAGATGGATGACg ACTACAAATGGCACGTAA
- the LOC100186119 gene encoding MAM and LDL-receptor class A domain-containing protein 1-like isoform X2, which produces MIARYMRVIYLIVAIVHVSYQQQEEIKPEVIGTCGGRYTGSRSGSFSSPGFPFTNYNTTANCTYEVEAPSGYLIAFQSTYMDIEPVVLGVCFDFVAVYKTGNLNDEPEKFCGSSSIPLDSTTGNRLIVVFQSDLTFNYPGFVVTWGWVDPSILPPVLECNFDGAIPLCSGWTQFTYDLFDWSLDRARYAGSVIGIQEDHTTGTIVGRYAYITSEGRNLGDNAILLSPTAYVNDDEYCFNVWYRSTGDGYLYIIKVNSDGSAEYIFSSSTATDQEWRVARVPIPQTATPVQIAVEGVIGNNSTLAIDDMQLSKGPCQTITTSTVTPRVSVTPRATTTQPTTTREILTTREILTEDPVIETTTMHPAVQHILNTLHNMFVMIVEWVRQKEY; this is translated from the exons ATGATAGCAAGGTATATGagagttatttatttaattgttgctATCGTTCATGTTTCTTATCAGCAACAAGAAGAAATAAAAC CCGAAGTGATTGGAACATGCGGTGGAAGGTACACTGGATCGAGAAGCGGGAGTTTTTCCAGTCCAGGCTTCCCCTTTACCAACTACAACACAACAGCCAATTGCACTTACGAGGTTGAAGCACCTTCAGGTTATCTTATTGCA TTTCAGAGCACATACATGGACATCGAGCCTGTGGTACTGGGTGTTTGCTTTGACTTTGTTGCGGTTTACAAAACTGGTAACCTAAATGACGAACCCGAAAAATTTTGCGGCAGTTCCAGTATTCCGTTAGACTCGACTACAGGCAATCGGCTAAT agtcgtcTTTCAAAGTGATCTGACTTTCAACTACCCGGGGTTCGTTGTTACTTGGGGTTGGGTCGACCCATCAATTCTGCCACCCGTTTTAGAGTGTAATTTCGACGGAGCTATACCTTTATGTTCAG GTTGGACGCAATTCACTTACGATTTATTTGACTGGTCGCTTGATCGAGCGAGATATGCGGGCTCCGTTATAGGCATACAAGAGGACCATACGACAGGCACTATAG ttggtAGATACGCATATATCACCTCTGAGGGAAGAAATTTAGGAGACAACGCTATTCTGCTATCACCAACTGCGTATGTTAACG ATGATGAATATTGCTTTAATGTTTGGTATCGTTCAACGGGTGATGGATATCTGTACATTATCAAAGTCAATAGTGATGGTTCCGCCGAATATATCTTTTCCAGTTCCACCGCAACCGACCAAGAATGGCGAGTGGCAAGGGTACCAATTCCACAGACGGCCACCCCAGTACAA ATTGCTGTTGAAGGCGTCATCGGAAATAACTCGACGCTTGCAATAGATGATATGCAATTATCGAAAGGTCCATGTCAAACTATAACCACATCAACAGTTACACCAAGAG TTTCAGTAACTCCTCGTGCAACAACCACACAACCTACAACGACAAGAGAAATTTTAA CAACCAGAGAAATTTTAACCGAAGATCCTGTGATTGAGACTACAACGATGCACCCAGCTGTCCAACATATATTAAATACCTTACACAATATGTTTGTTATGATCGTGGAATGGGTCAGGCAGAAG GAGTATTAA
- the LOC104265652 gene encoding uncharacterized protein LOC104265652 yields the protein MSVIGSTFRSVLSASNLSKSIINKRAAFTGKSTTSSDPPEKNKNKQCLSKKCQPSRAASSGTAAAGVPESPPVICRPCQPSDRDAMIDFMSTRFVTREPLMKAIGATPNNSSLFVEHCIDESILQGASFLALDSETGRICGVRLNGVGPPSPLEKECDFGTTINAIPKFLDDVEGDMASLLNTDQFMRHIAICVEQSSSQCGIATQLMIMSVQFAKQEQLKYLTAMCSWSLPYKLSLKMGFKVVREISYSDYAKNHAHPSMVQRFMELAKKEEAARVMYCCQESTPATNSIYPH from the exons ATGAGCGTGATTGGTTCTACATTCCGAAGTGTTCTCAGTGCATCTAATTTATCGAAATCCATAATCAACAAGCGAGCTGCTTTTACTGGAAAATCAACTACAAGCTCCGATCCAccggaaaaaaacaaaaacaagcaatgtttaagtaaaaaatgtcAACCATCCAGAGCTGCAAGTAGTGGAACAGCGGCAGCAGGGGTTCCCGAAAGCCCGCCAGTAATCTGTCGTCCCTGCCAGCCCTCCGACCGTGATGCGATGATCGACTTCATGTCCACGAGGTTTGTCACGAGAGAACCTCTTATGAAAGCTATCGGTGCCACCCCAAACAACAGCAGTCTCTTTGTCGAACATTGTATTGAT GAATCGATTTTACAAGGAGCTTCTTTTCTGGCACTTGACAGTGAGACTGGCAGAATATGTGGCGTGAGACTTAATGGAGTCGGTCCACCAAGCCCATTAGAGAAAGAATGCGATTTTGGGACCACCATCAATGCCATTCCAAAG TTTTTAGATGACGTCGAAGGCGACATGGCCAGCTTGCTCAATACTGATCAGTTCATGCGACACATCGCCATCTGTGTGGAGCAGAGTTCGTCCCAATGCGGCATTGCAACCCAACTGATGATCATGTCTGTTCAGTTCGCCAAGCAGGAGCAGTTGAAGTATTTAACTGCGATGTGTAGCTGGAGCCTTCCGTACAAACTCTCGCTTAAAATGGGCTTCAAAGTGGTGCGTGAGATCTCATACTCTGACTACGCGAAGAATCACGCTCATCCCTCAATGGttcaacggtttatggaattGGCGAAAAAAGAGGAAGCTGCCAGAGTTATG TATTGCTGTCAAGAGTCGACCCCTGCCACGAACAGTATATA